A genomic region of Caulobacter sp. NIBR2454 contains the following coding sequences:
- a CDS encoding sugar MFS transporter — protein MVQVGGASVSAGVQKGGGFLLPWVIVLFFAWGFSTCLVDLIAPALKAVFTLTNFEAGLTQFAFFLGYFVISLPASALVSKLGYLRSIVVGLLVMMVGCLLFAPAANAGVFWGFLAALFILASGITILQVAANPVVTLLGKPETASSRLTFAQFLNSFGTFIAPFIGSAMILSHIEKAPDPATLTQIQLETLRHTQAQAVQAPYMIIAGVLAVLALIFFLLRNHDHAPKPEKAPSLSEMFGLLGHKRLAFAVLCIFLYVGAEVSIGTYLTNYLSQPDTLGLSLSQAGHMVAYYWGGAMVGRLIGAWVLARVSPGKVLAFCAVGAAVFIAISAFSTGVTAGYAIIAVGLFNSVMFPTIFSLGLQGMGVKMPAASGLLCMAIVGGALLPPATGLLGDHVGLGLAFLLPAVCYLVIALFGWTTRKPFVEVEPAPTITN, from the coding sequence ATGGTACAAGTCGGCGGCGCGTCCGTGAGTGCGGGCGTTCAAAAAGGCGGCGGCTTCCTGCTGCCCTGGGTCATCGTACTGTTCTTCGCCTGGGGCTTCTCCACCTGCCTGGTGGATCTGATCGCCCCGGCGCTGAAGGCGGTGTTCACCCTCACCAATTTCGAGGCGGGGCTGACGCAGTTCGCCTTCTTCCTCGGCTATTTCGTCATCTCCCTGCCGGCCAGCGCCCTGGTCTCCAAGCTGGGCTACCTGCGCTCCATCGTCGTCGGCCTGCTGGTGATGATGGTCGGCTGCCTGCTGTTCGCCCCCGCCGCCAACGCCGGCGTGTTCTGGGGCTTCCTGGCGGCCCTGTTCATCCTGGCCTCGGGCATCACCATTCTGCAGGTGGCGGCCAACCCGGTGGTCACCTTGCTGGGCAAGCCGGAAACGGCGTCGAGCCGCCTGACCTTCGCCCAGTTCCTGAACTCGTTCGGCACCTTCATCGCCCCGTTCATCGGCTCGGCGATGATCCTCAGCCACATTGAAAAGGCGCCGGACCCGGCGACCCTGACCCAGATTCAGCTTGAGACCCTGCGCCATACCCAGGCTCAGGCGGTGCAGGCGCCCTACATGATCATCGCCGGCGTGCTGGCGGTCCTGGCCCTGATCTTCTTCCTGCTGCGCAATCACGACCACGCGCCCAAGCCGGAAAAGGCCCCCAGCCTGAGCGAGATGTTCGGTCTGCTGGGTCACAAGCGCCTGGCCTTCGCGGTGCTGTGCATCTTCCTCTATGTGGGCGCCGAGGTGTCCATCGGCACCTATCTGACCAACTATCTGAGCCAGCCCGATACCTTGGGACTGTCGCTGTCCCAGGCAGGTCACATGGTCGCCTACTACTGGGGCGGGGCCATGGTCGGCCGCCTGATCGGCGCGTGGGTCCTGGCGCGCGTCTCGCCTGGCAAGGTGCTGGCCTTCTGCGCGGTGGGCGCGGCGGTGTTCATCGCCATCTCGGCCTTCTCCACGGGCGTGACCGCCGGCTATGCGATCATCGCGGTGGGCCTTTTCAACTCGGTGATGTTCCCGACCATCTTCAGCCTGGGGCTGCAGGGCATGGGCGTGAAGATGCCGGCGGCGTCGGGCCTGCTGTGCATGGCCATCGTCGGCGGCGCCCTGTTGCCGCCGGCCACCGGCCTGCTGGGCGACCACGTCGGCCTGGGCCTGGCGTTCCTGCTGCCGGCGGTCTGTTATCTGGTCATCGCCCTCTTTGGATGGACCACGCGCAAGCCGTTTGTGGAGGTCGAGCCAGCGCCGACCATCACCAACTGA
- a CDS encoding phosphoribosylanthranilate isomerase, which yields MTTAKICGLSTPEAVKAALDGRASHIGFVFFPKSPRDIDPAAAGRLALPVRGRVKIVAVTVDPSDALLDRLMKTLAPDLIQVHGKETPNRARDIAARTGAGIIKAISVSTAQDIEGARAFEEVAEHLMFDAKPPQDSNLPGGTGARFDWTLLKNRRFKRPWFLAGGLDPWNVRDAVEQSDAPLVDVSSGVERGPGQKDPALVSAFLDAVRRG from the coding sequence ATGACCACGGCCAAGATCTGCGGACTGTCGACGCCAGAGGCGGTTAAGGCCGCCCTCGACGGGCGCGCCTCGCACATCGGCTTCGTCTTTTTCCCCAAGAGCCCGCGCGACATAGACCCCGCGGCCGCCGGCCGACTAGCCCTGCCCGTGCGGGGCCGGGTCAAGATCGTGGCTGTCACCGTCGATCCAAGTGACGCCTTGCTGGATCGTCTGATGAAGACCCTGGCGCCCGACCTGATCCAGGTCCACGGCAAGGAGACGCCAAACCGGGCACGCGACATCGCCGCCCGCACCGGCGCGGGGATCATCAAGGCCATCTCAGTCTCCACCGCGCAGGACATCGAAGGGGCGCGAGCCTTTGAGGAGGTGGCCGAGCATTTGATGTTCGACGCCAAGCCGCCCCAGGACTCAAACCTGCCGGGCGGCACCGGCGCACGGTTCGACTGGACCCTGCTCAAGAACCGTCGCTTTAAACGCCCGTGGTTCCTGGCTGGCGGGCTCGACCCTTGGAACGTGCGCGACGCGGTCGAACAATCAGACGCCCCCCTCGTGGACGTCTCGTCAGGCGTCGAGCGCGGGCCCGGTCAGAAGGACCCGGCCCTCGTCAGCGCGTTCCTGGACGCTGTCCGCCGGGGCTGA
- a CDS encoding amidohydrolase, with amino-acid sequence MRALLLGAAMALPAVAAHAEPTEAMRTAAISGVDARAKLTQEMVDSVFSFAEPGFQEFKTSEYITGILEKNGFKIERGVAGMPTAWTATWGTGGPLIALGSDIDALLGLSQVPGDPNIKPQVAGAPGHGEGHNSGMPLIVTAALAAKDVMVKNKLPGRLMIWPGVAEELLATKAFYVRDGLFKDVDASIFTHVSRDFSTGWGPAGNNGMVSVEYTFHGKTSHAAGAPWAGRSALDGVELMNAAWNMRREHLPVTQRSHYVITDGGGQPNIVPGTATVWYYFREQTFDSIRNLYELGTKISEAAAMATDTTVERRLLGYAAPNYGNKPLAEAAYANIKRVGMPQWSEADQAFAKALQETNKFKIEPLATEVAALSTPDGRGPSMGGGSDDIGDIMWTVPTITIRFPSNVPNAIGHNVTSAMAMATPIAHKGAQAGAKAVALTILDLVTTPTLVAEAKTYFQTVQLKDQKYDPVLTKDDKPAIHLNTEIMARMRPKMEPFYYDPKKHKTYLDQLGIAYPPAK; translated from the coding sequence TTGAGAGCGCTACTGCTCGGCGCCGCCATGGCGCTGCCTGCCGTGGCCGCGCACGCCGAGCCCACCGAAGCCATGCGCACGGCCGCGATCAGCGGCGTGGACGCCCGCGCCAAGCTGACCCAGGAGATGGTCGACTCGGTGTTCAGCTTCGCCGAGCCGGGCTTCCAAGAGTTCAAGACCTCCGAGTACATCACCGGCATTCTTGAAAAGAACGGCTTCAAGATCGAACGCGGCGTCGCCGGCATGCCGACCGCCTGGACGGCCACCTGGGGAACCGGCGGCCCGCTGATCGCGCTGGGCAGCGATATCGACGCCCTGCTGGGTCTGTCCCAAGTCCCCGGCGATCCGAACATCAAACCCCAGGTGGCGGGCGCGCCCGGCCATGGCGAAGGCCACAATTCGGGCATGCCGCTGATCGTCACCGCCGCGCTCGCGGCTAAGGACGTGATGGTCAAGAACAAGCTCCCCGGCCGCCTGATGATCTGGCCGGGCGTCGCCGAGGAGCTTTTGGCGACCAAGGCCTTCTACGTTCGCGACGGCCTGTTCAAGGACGTCGACGCTTCGATCTTCACCCACGTCAGCCGGGACTTCTCCACGGGCTGGGGACCGGCGGGCAACAACGGCATGGTGTCGGTGGAATACACTTTCCACGGCAAGACCTCGCACGCCGCGGGCGCGCCCTGGGCCGGCCGAAGCGCCCTGGACGGGGTGGAACTGATGAACGCCGCCTGGAACATGCGGCGCGAGCATCTGCCGGTGACCCAACGGTCGCACTATGTGATCACCGACGGCGGCGGCCAGCCCAACATCGTGCCGGGCACGGCGACGGTCTGGTATTATTTCCGCGAGCAGACCTTCGACTCCATCCGCAACCTCTACGAACTCGGGACCAAGATTTCGGAGGCCGCGGCCATGGCCACCGACACGACGGTGGAGCGTCGCCTGCTGGGCTACGCCGCGCCCAACTACGGCAACAAACCCCTGGCCGAGGCGGCCTACGCCAACATCAAGCGGGTCGGGATGCCCCAGTGGTCCGAGGCCGATCAGGCTTTCGCCAAGGCCTTGCAGGAGACCAACAAGTTCAAGATCGAGCCGCTGGCGACCGAGGTCGCAGCGCTGTCCACGCCAGATGGTCGCGGCCCCTCCATGGGCGGCGGGTCGGACGATATCGGCGACATCATGTGGACGGTGCCGACCATAACCATCCGCTTTCCGTCGAACGTGCCCAACGCCATCGGCCACAACGTGACCTCGGCCATGGCCATGGCCACACCTATCGCCCACAAGGGCGCCCAAGCCGGCGCCAAGGCGGTGGCCCTGACCATTCTTGACCTGGTGACCACGCCGACCCTGGTGGCCGAGGCCAAGACCTACTTCCAGACGGTCCAGCTGAAGGACCAGAAGTACGACCCCGTGCTGACCAAGGACGACAAGCCCGCCATCCATCTCAATACCGAGATCATGGCTCGCATGCGGCCCAAGATGGAGCCGTTCTACTACGACCCCAAGAAGCACAAGACCTATCTGGACCAGCTCGGCATCGCCTATCCGCCCGCCAAGTAG
- a CDS encoding Lrp/AsnC family transcriptional regulator, with product MAKSEQLDLDQVDYQLLEELCADGRASDVWLGEKINLSSTAVARRRKGLEERGAVLGYSADLNLPMLGYSVVVFVAIELSSQAERALNEFEREVVKCPSISYCGFVSGDTDFLVMLHVESFEDYDRVYRRELSTLPHVAKIRSSFVMREVARRGTPPIVFQDKE from the coding sequence ATGGCGAAATCCGAACAGCTGGACCTTGATCAGGTCGATTATCAGCTCCTAGAGGAGCTTTGCGCCGATGGCCGTGCTTCGGACGTCTGGTTGGGGGAAAAGATCAATCTTTCCAGCACCGCCGTGGCGCGCCGCCGCAAGGGTTTGGAGGAGCGGGGCGCCGTACTTGGCTATTCGGCGGACCTGAACCTGCCGATGCTGGGCTATAGCGTGGTGGTGTTCGTCGCCATCGAGCTGAGCTCCCAGGCCGAGCGCGCGCTCAACGAGTTCGAGCGCGAAGTGGTCAAATGTCCGTCCATTTCCTACTGCGGCTTCGTGTCGGGCGACACCGACTTCCTCGTTATGCTGCATGTGGAGTCCTTCGAGGACTATGACCGGGTCTATCGGCGGGAGCTGTCGACCCTGCCTCACGTGGCCAAGATTCGAAGCAGCTTCGTGATGCGGGAGGTGGCTCGCCGCGGCACGCCTCCGATCGTCTTTCAAGACAAGGAGTAG
- a CDS encoding TonB-dependent receptor plug domain-containing protein, translating to MNLSIGNRLTSNIRRCALATASLAVIAAWGQSAVAQEAGAAEIEEILVTGSRIARDGYAAPTPVNVLGTEEISAAAPANIADFVNTLPSVAGSSTAANSSGSLSNGAAGISALNLRALGTGRTLVLFDGQRSVVSAATGQVDTNTFPQSLISRVEVVTGGASSAYGSDAIGGVVNFILDKEYTGLKSSLEYGETTYGDGENWKFNVTAGGGFAGGKGHFLASAEWVGQDGVHTLDRDWNRSGYFAIRNTDLSAGAPYYIVSDKVGISTYTPGGLITAGPLRGTYFGVNGAVNQLAYGAVSGQWMVGGDWDYSSSGIVGTNTLIPDEDRESYFGRASYEITPNIELFIQGSYAKYEGLSYYISPTQTGITIRSDNAFLPASVRTQMTSLGLTSFTMGTSNIDMPASGSAISRETERYVVGGKGDFSALGLDFAWDAYYQHGETKTHEQLTPTWNTARLTLATDAVLSNGQIVCRSTITNPTNGCVPLNRFGVGVASQAALNYVLGTPLRDQVFKQDVAAFNVTTSSIQGWAGPISFATGAEYRKEKMSGSVDPQYESGWKYGNFRVTRGEYDVVEAYAEAVVPLLTGLDFNGAFRVTDYSTSGTVKTWKAGLTYQPIPDIKFRASASRDIRAANMSELYDAGTARSNSVNINGVSVAFVQNLQGNPQAKPEVADGYGVGVVVSPRFLPGVQASIDYYDIKVDGVISFVTAQQVADYCYIQNVSSYCSNLKFTNGVLSTIDLYYDNLNQMTAKGLDIEASYRTDLEDVASWAKGALTLRAMFTHYIENVTDDGVTAIDLAGANTTSTPDWVYRLTATYGLDPWTFNVTARGVSDGVVSNAYTECQSACPASVAPYYTINDNSIKGALYFDVQAAYDFEVSGVGGEAFFSVKNLFNSEPVLLGNPNNLGAENTVGYPQTNRNLYDTMGRTFRMGLRLEF from the coding sequence ATGAATCTCTCGATCGGCAATAGACTAACGTCGAATATCCGGCGGTGCGCGCTCGCCACCGCCAGTCTCGCGGTGATCGCGGCCTGGGGCCAGAGCGCTGTGGCGCAGGAAGCTGGCGCCGCCGAGATCGAGGAAATTCTCGTCACCGGATCGCGCATCGCCCGCGACGGCTACGCCGCTCCGACGCCGGTCAACGTTCTGGGGACAGAGGAAATCTCGGCTGCAGCTCCGGCCAACATCGCCGACTTCGTCAACACCCTGCCCTCAGTGGCCGGCAGCTCCACCGCCGCCAACTCCTCCGGCTCGCTCAGCAACGGCGCGGCGGGCATCAGCGCCCTGAATCTGCGCGCGCTCGGCACCGGGCGCACGCTGGTGCTGTTCGACGGTCAGCGCTCGGTCGTGTCGGCCGCCACCGGCCAGGTGGACACCAACACCTTTCCGCAATCGCTGATCTCGCGCGTCGAGGTGGTGACCGGCGGCGCCTCCTCGGCCTACGGCTCGGACGCCATCGGCGGGGTGGTCAACTTCATTCTCGACAAGGAATACACCGGCCTTAAGTCGTCGCTGGAATATGGCGAGACGACCTATGGCGACGGTGAGAACTGGAAGTTCAACGTCACCGCGGGCGGCGGCTTTGCGGGCGGCAAGGGGCACTTCCTGGCCAGCGCCGAGTGGGTCGGCCAGGACGGCGTCCACACCCTGGACCGCGACTGGAACCGCAGCGGCTATTTCGCCATCCGCAACACCGACCTGTCGGCGGGCGCGCCCTACTACATCGTCAGCGACAAGGTGGGCATCTCGACCTACACGCCGGGCGGCCTGATCACCGCCGGCCCGCTGCGGGGCACCTATTTCGGGGTCAATGGCGCGGTGAACCAGCTGGCCTACGGCGCGGTGTCAGGCCAGTGGATGGTCGGCGGCGACTGGGACTATTCGTCCTCTGGGATCGTGGGCACCAACACCCTGATCCCGGACGAGGATCGCGAAAGCTATTTCGGACGCGCGAGCTATGAGATCACGCCCAATATCGAGCTCTTCATCCAGGGCTCCTACGCCAAGTACGAGGGGCTGAGCTACTACATCTCGCCCACCCAGACGGGCATCACGATCCGGTCCGACAACGCCTTCCTGCCCGCCTCGGTCAGGACGCAGATGACAAGCCTGGGCCTGACGTCCTTCACCATGGGCACCAGCAACATCGACATGCCCGCCTCGGGCAGCGCCATCTCACGCGAGACGGAGCGCTACGTGGTCGGCGGCAAGGGCGACTTCTCGGCCTTGGGGCTCGATTTTGCCTGGGACGCCTATTACCAGCATGGCGAGACCAAGACCCACGAGCAGCTGACCCCGACCTGGAACACCGCGCGTCTGACCCTCGCGACCGACGCGGTGCTGAGCAATGGCCAGATCGTCTGCCGCTCGACGATCACCAACCCGACCAATGGCTGCGTGCCCCTGAACCGCTTCGGGGTCGGGGTCGCCAGCCAGGCGGCCCTCAACTACGTGCTGGGCACGCCTTTGCGCGATCAGGTCTTCAAGCAGGACGTCGCCGCCTTCAACGTCACCACCAGCAGCATCCAGGGTTGGGCCGGGCCCATCTCGTTCGCCACCGGCGCCGAGTACCGCAAGGAGAAGATGTCCGGCTCAGTCGATCCGCAATACGAGAGCGGCTGGAAATACGGCAACTTCCGCGTCACCCGCGGCGAGTACGATGTGGTCGAGGCCTATGCCGAAGCGGTCGTGCCGCTGTTGACGGGCCTGGACTTCAACGGCGCCTTCCGGGTCACCGACTACAGCACCTCAGGAACCGTCAAAACCTGGAAGGCGGGCCTGACCTACCAGCCGATCCCCGACATCAAGTTCCGCGCCTCGGCCTCACGCGATATCCGCGCGGCCAATATGAGCGAGCTTTACGACGCTGGCACCGCGCGCAGCAATTCGGTGAACATCAACGGCGTCTCGGTCGCCTTCGTCCAGAACCTGCAGGGCAACCCGCAGGCCAAGCCCGAGGTCGCGGATGGTTACGGCGTCGGCGTGGTGGTCTCCCCTCGCTTCCTGCCCGGCGTCCAGGCGTCGATCGACTATTACGACATCAAGGTGGACGGGGTGATCAGCTTCGTCACCGCCCAGCAGGTCGCTGACTACTGCTACATCCAGAACGTCTCATCCTACTGCTCGAACCTGAAGTTCACGAACGGCGTGCTGAGCACGATCGACCTCTATTACGACAACCTCAACCAGATGACCGCCAAGGGGCTGGACATAGAGGCCTCGTACCGCACCGATCTGGAGGACGTCGCATCCTGGGCCAAGGGCGCCCTGACCCTGCGGGCGATGTTCACCCACTATATCGAGAACGTCACCGACGATGGGGTGACCGCCATAGACCTGGCCGGCGCCAACACCACCAGCACGCCCGACTGGGTCTATCGCCTGACGGCGACCTATGGGCTGGATCCTTGGACCTTCAACGTCACGGCGCGGGGCGTGAGCGACGGCGTCGTCAGCAACGCCTACACCGAGTGCCAGAGCGCATGCCCGGCCAGCGTCGCGCCGTACTACACGATCAACGACAACAGCATCAAAGGGGCCCTCTACTTCGACGTCCAGGCCGCCTATGACTTCGAGGTCAGCGGCGTGGGTGGCGAGGCCTTCTTCTCGGTCAAGAACCTGTTCAATTCCGAGCCGGTCCTGCTGGGCAACCCCAACAACCTCGGCGCCGAGAATACAGTCGGCTACCCGCAGACCAACCGGAACCTCTACGACACCATGGGCCGCACATTCCGCATGGGCCTGCGCCTGGAATTCTAG
- the trpB gene encoding tryptophan synthase subunit beta encodes MSLTAKPNDYSAYPDSAGRFGEFGGRYVAETLMPLVLELDRAYAQAKADPAFQAELRGYLTHYVGRPSPLYFAERLTRHFGGAKIYFKREELNHTGAHKINNCMGQILLAQRMGKTRIIAETGAGQHGVASATVCARFDLPCVVYMGATDVARQKPNVFRMNLLGAEVRPVTSGAATLKDAMNEAMRDWVTNVADTYYLIGTAAGPHPYPAMVRDFQAVIGSETREQILEAEGRLPDAVVACVGGGSNAIGMFHPFLNDEGVRIYGVEASGYGLGTDKHAASLTGGRPGVLHGNRTYLLQDDDGQILDAHSISAGLDYPGIGPEHSWLHDVGRAQYLTCTDKEALEAFQLCAELEGIIPALETAHALAKLGEVARDVGKDGVIAVCLSGRGDKDIFTVADALGRQL; translated from the coding sequence TTGAGTCTGACAGCAAAGCCCAACGACTATTCGGCCTATCCGGATTCCGCCGGTCGCTTCGGCGAATTCGGCGGTCGCTACGTGGCCGAGACCCTGATGCCGCTGGTTCTCGAACTTGACCGCGCCTATGCGCAGGCCAAGGCCGACCCCGCGTTCCAGGCCGAGCTTCGCGGCTACCTGACCCACTATGTGGGCCGCCCCAGCCCGCTCTATTTCGCCGAGCGCCTGACCAGGCACTTCGGCGGCGCGAAAATCTACTTCAAGCGCGAAGAGCTCAATCACACGGGCGCGCACAAGATCAACAACTGCATGGGCCAGATCCTGCTGGCCCAGCGCATGGGCAAGACGCGGATCATCGCCGAAACCGGCGCCGGCCAGCACGGGGTCGCCTCGGCCACGGTCTGCGCCCGCTTCGACCTGCCCTGCGTGGTCTATATGGGCGCCACCGACGTGGCCCGTCAGAAGCCCAACGTCTTCCGCATGAACCTTCTGGGCGCCGAAGTGCGGCCCGTGACCTCCGGGGCGGCGACGCTCAAGGACGCCATGAACGAGGCCATGCGCGACTGGGTGACCAATGTCGCCGACACCTATTACCTGATCGGCACCGCCGCCGGCCCGCACCCCTATCCGGCCATGGTTCGCGACTTCCAGGCGGTGATCGGCAGCGAGACCCGCGAGCAGATCCTGGAGGCCGAAGGCCGTCTGCCGGACGCCGTGGTCGCCTGCGTGGGCGGCGGCTCCAACGCCATCGGCATGTTCCACCCGTTCCTCAATGACGAAGGCGTGCGCATCTACGGCGTCGAAGCCTCGGGCTACGGACTGGGTACCGACAAGCATGCCGCATCGCTGACGGGCGGCCGTCCGGGCGTGCTGCACGGCAACCGCACCTACCTTCTGCAGGACGACGACGGCCAGATTCTGGACGCCCACTCCATCTCGGCCGGCCTCGACTATCCGGGCATCGGTCCGGAGCATTCTTGGCTGCACGACGTGGGCCGGGCCCAGTACCTGACCTGCACCGATAAGGAGGCCCTGGAGGCCTTCCAGCTGTGCGCCGAGCTCGAAGGAATCATTCCGGCCCTGGAGACCGCCCACGCCCTGGCCAAGCTGGGCGAGGTCGCCCGCGACGTCGGCAAGGACGGCGTGATCGCCGTGTGCCTGTCCGGTCGCGGCGACAAGGACATCTTCACCGTGGCCGACGCCCTGGGACGCCAACTTTGA
- the trpA gene encoding tryptophan synthase subunit alpha, giving the protein MTKDRIDRRFAALASEDRAAFVAYIMAGDPDAATALEIMRGLPAAGADIIELGFPFSDPMAEGPTIQRASQRALAGKMTTKGVLDTVRAFREGDQDTPVILMGYLNPLVNYGFEAFANDAAAAGADGLIVVDCPPEEADPLVDALDATNLSLIRLATPTTDDARLAVVVKRTSGFVYYVSVAGVTGVLEADADAVAPAVARVRAASGLPVAVGFGIKSPERAAAVARIADAAVVGSALIDALESNLSSNENVTSAVLSKAEELANAVRFARSKKA; this is encoded by the coding sequence TTGACCAAGGACCGCATCGACCGTCGCTTCGCCGCGCTTGCGTCGGAGGACCGCGCGGCCTTCGTGGCCTACATCATGGCCGGCGATCCGGACGCGGCGACCGCGCTGGAGATCATGCGCGGCCTGCCCGCCGCCGGGGCCGACATCATCGAGCTGGGCTTCCCCTTCTCCGACCCCATGGCCGAGGGCCCGACCATCCAGCGCGCCAGCCAGCGCGCCCTGGCCGGCAAGATGACCACCAAGGGCGTCTTGGACACCGTCCGCGCCTTCCGTGAAGGCGACCAGGACACTCCGGTGATCCTGATGGGCTACCTGAACCCGCTGGTGAACTATGGATTCGAGGCCTTCGCCAACGACGCCGCCGCGGCCGGAGCCGACGGCCTTATCGTCGTCGATTGCCCCCCGGAGGAAGCAGACCCCCTGGTCGATGCGCTGGACGCGACGAATCTTTCGCTGATCCGCCTGGCCACGCCGACCACCGACGACGCGCGTCTGGCGGTGGTGGTCAAGCGCACTTCGGGCTTTGTCTATTACGTTTCGGTCGCCGGGGTGACCGGCGTGCTGGAAGCCGACGCGGACGCCGTGGCCCCCGCTGTAGCGCGGGTTCGCGCCGCTTCAGGCCTGCCGGTGGCCGTGGGTTTTGGCATCAAATCACCCGAGCGCGCCGCCGCCGTGGCGCGCATCGCGGACGCGGCCGTGGTCGGTTCGGCGCTCATCGACGCGCTGGAATCGAATTTGTCATCGAACGAAAACGTGACCTCAGCGGTTCTTTCAAAAGCTGAAGAGCTTGCTAACGCTGTGCGCTTCGCACGTTCCAAGAAGGCTTGA
- a CDS encoding acetyl-CoA carboxylase carboxyltransferase subunit beta, which yields MAMADPQDPKKADKAAKAASGERSRGGWLAKIAPGVRGAFVKRETPDNLWVKCPDTGEMIYRPDLEAALWVTPAGRHMRIGPEARFRYTFDDGKHEILPSPKVAEDPLKFSDGKPYKQRLIEARKKTGEQDAMAIGFGQIGGLPVVVLVQDFAFMGGSLGMAAGEGFIAAAEAAVERNAPLVIYTAAGGARMQEGALSLMQMARTTLAIQSLKSAGLPYVVVLTDPTTGGVTASYAMLGDVHLAEPGALIGFAGQRVIEQTIRETLPPGFQRSEFLVEKGMVDRVTARKELPAVLASILGTLMMGRARKKAA from the coding sequence ATGGCTATGGCGGACCCCCAAGACCCCAAGAAGGCAGACAAGGCGGCCAAGGCCGCGTCGGGCGAGCGTTCGCGCGGCGGATGGCTGGCCAAGATCGCGCCCGGTGTGCGCGGCGCCTTCGTCAAGCGCGAGACGCCTGACAACCTTTGGGTCAAATGCCCGGACACGGGCGAGATGATCTATCGCCCCGATCTGGAGGCGGCCCTGTGGGTCACCCCGGCCGGGCGTCACATGCGGATCGGCCCCGAGGCGCGCTTCCGCTACACCTTCGACGACGGCAAGCACGAAATCCTGCCGAGCCCGAAGGTGGCCGAGGACCCGCTGAAGTTCTCGGACGGCAAGCCGTACAAGCAGCGCCTCATCGAGGCCCGCAAGAAGACCGGCGAACAGGACGCCATGGCCATCGGCTTTGGCCAGATCGGTGGCCTGCCTGTCGTGGTGCTGGTTCAGGATTTCGCCTTCATGGGCGGATCGCTCGGCATGGCCGCCGGTGAGGGCTTCATCGCCGCCGCCGAAGCCGCCGTCGAGCGCAACGCCCCGCTAGTGATCTACACCGCCGCCGGCGGCGCCCGGATGCAGGAAGGCGCCCTGTCGCTGATGCAGATGGCCCGCACGACCCTGGCCATCCAGTCGCTGAAAAGCGCCGGCCTGCCCTACGTTGTCGTCCTGACCGACCCCACCACGGGAGGCGTGACCGCCTCCTACGCCATGCTTGGCGACGTGCACTTGGCCGAACCCGGCGCCCTGATCGGCTTCGCCGGCCAGCGGGTGATCGAACAGACCATCCGCGAGACCCTGCCGCCGGGCTTCCAGCGTTCAGAGTTCCTAGTCGAAAAGGGCATGGTCGACCGCGTCACCGCCCGCAAGGAGCTGCCGGCGGTGCTGGCCTCGATCCTGGGCACCCTGATGATGGGCCGGGCGCGCAAGAAGGCGGCCTAG